One window of the Parasphingopyxis algicola genome contains the following:
- a CDS encoding NfeD family protein, with amino-acid sequence MRLEGAIGPASASFIADGLGQASQADAELVVISMDTPGGLDTSMREIIQAILAMPIPVVTYVHPSGARAASAGTYILYASHVAAMTPGTNLGAATPIQIGAAPSPEGDGEDGEAGNSPATAAERKAVNDAVAYIRSLAEMRGRNADWGEESVREAASLSADAALEQGVIDIVAPNLASLLEQLDGTTVTIDGETREVRTAGLTVREIEPGWTTQLLATITNPNIALILLMIGIYGMIFEFLNPGSLVPGTVGAICLLIGLYALAALPVDFVGLALILLGIGLMVGEAFAPSFGILGIGGLVALVFGATILFDTDVPEFRVNWSVIAAIGVFGAGLVILVARVGISSFKHRVVTGPEELIGASATVIDWTDGKGHVLVHSERWNAEGPEGLSEGQGVIVKELSGLKLTVSPSGDPGP; translated from the coding sequence ATGCGCCTCGAGGGCGCGATCGGCCCTGCTTCGGCGTCCTTCATCGCCGATGGACTGGGGCAGGCCAGCCAGGCTGACGCCGAACTTGTCGTCATCTCCATGGATACGCCCGGAGGCCTCGACACCTCCATGCGTGAAATCATCCAGGCCATCCTTGCGATGCCGATCCCGGTCGTAACCTATGTCCATCCCAGCGGGGCCCGGGCTGCGAGCGCCGGGACATATATACTTTACGCAAGTCACGTTGCAGCGATGACCCCCGGAACGAACCTTGGCGCGGCGACGCCTATCCAGATCGGTGCGGCTCCTTCGCCCGAAGGCGATGGCGAGGACGGGGAAGCAGGGAATTCGCCGGCGACTGCTGCTGAACGCAAGGCAGTGAACGATGCCGTTGCCTATATACGGTCACTGGCTGAAATGCGCGGCCGAAACGCCGACTGGGGCGAAGAGTCGGTCCGAGAGGCCGCGAGCCTATCCGCAGACGCGGCCCTGGAGCAGGGCGTGATCGATATAGTCGCGCCCAATCTTGCATCCTTGCTCGAACAATTGGACGGGACGACCGTGACAATCGATGGCGAGACACGCGAGGTGAGAACCGCCGGGCTCACCGTGAGGGAGATCGAGCCCGGCTGGACGACCCAGTTGCTCGCGACCATCACCAACCCCAACATCGCGCTCATTCTGCTGATGATTGGGATTTACGGGATGATTTTCGAATTCCTCAATCCCGGGTCGCTCGTACCCGGGACGGTGGGCGCCATTTGCCTGCTGATCGGCCTCTATGCCTTGGCGGCGCTGCCCGTCGATTTTGTCGGTCTCGCGCTGATCCTGCTTGGAATTGGGCTTATGGTCGGCGAAGCTTTTGCGCCGTCGTTCGGCATCCTGGGTATCGGCGGGCTCGTTGCGCTCGTTTTCGGTGCGACGATCCTGTTCGATACCGACGTGCCGGAATTCCGCGTCAACTGGTCCGTGATAGCTGCCATCGGCGTGTTCGGCGCGGGCCTGGTCATCCTTGTCGCCCGCGTCGGCATCAGTTCGTTCAAGCATCGCGTCGTCACTGGTCCGGAAGAACTGATCGGAGCATCGGCGACAGTCATCGACTGGACGGACGGCAAAGGGCACGTCCTTGTTCATTCGGAACGCTGGAACGCCGAAGGGCCGGAAGGCCTGAGCGAGGGCCAGGGCGTCATCGTCAAGGAATTGTCGGGCCTGAAACTGACGGTCTCGCCGTCGGGAGACCCCGGACCCTGA
- the xth gene encoding exodeoxyribonuclease III — translation MKIATYNVNGINARLPRLTEWLAEQKPDVVCLQELKGDGDRLPVKAIEEAGYGGVWLGQKGFNGVAILAREAEPVEHRRGLPGDDEDEQSRYIEAEIGDVIVASIYLPNGNPQPGPKFDYKLAWMERLLARAEELFATERPVVLAGDYNVIPTDQDIYSPDKMTDDALTQPESRAAFRRLAAMGWTDAIRARFPTGRIWTYWDYQAGAWQRDAGFRIDHLMLSPVAADRLRDAGVDKEYRGREKASDHTPVWVELAG, via the coding sequence ATGAAAATCGCGACCTACAATGTGAACGGGATCAATGCCCGGCTGCCCCGACTCACCGAATGGCTCGCCGAGCAGAAGCCCGATGTGGTGTGCCTGCAGGAGCTCAAGGGCGATGGCGACCGCCTGCCCGTCAAGGCGATCGAGGAGGCGGGCTATGGCGGCGTCTGGCTGGGGCAGAAGGGGTTCAACGGCGTCGCGATCCTGGCGCGCGAGGCGGAACCTGTCGAGCATCGGCGCGGCCTTCCGGGAGACGATGAGGACGAGCAGAGCCGCTATATCGAGGCGGAGATCGGCGACGTGATCGTCGCGTCGATCTACCTGCCCAACGGCAATCCCCAGCCCGGCCCCAAATTCGACTACAAGCTCGCCTGGATGGAGCGGCTGCTGGCGCGCGCCGAAGAGCTGTTCGCGACCGAGCGGCCGGTCGTGCTGGCCGGCGATTATAATGTGATCCCGACCGATCAGGATATCTATTCGCCGGACAAGATGACCGACGACGCGCTGACCCAGCCGGAAAGCCGCGCCGCGTTCCGCCGGCTCGCGGCGATGGGCTGGACCGATGCGATCCGCGCGCGGTTTCCGACGGGCAGGATCTGGACCTATTGGGACTATCAGGCCGGCGCCTGGCAGCGCGATGCGGGCTTTCGCATCGATCATCTGATGCTGAGCCCGGTCGCCGCCGACCGCCTGCGCGATGCCGGCGTCGACAAGGAATATCGCGGCCGCGAAAAGGCGTCGGACCATACGCCGGTCTGGGTCGAGCTGGCTGGCTGA
- the glnE gene encoding bifunctional [glutamate--ammonia ligase]-adenylyl-L-tyrosine phosphorylase/[glutamate--ammonia-ligase] adenylyltransferase, with protein MTESVEKDRIAAALDRARRYAPFLNRLVAANPEFAESLTDGRLFAHFGDFAVHLETERADSVCALRLDRQKLALFTAIGDLAGAFDLVETTALLSDFADYALDEAIGAAFAERLPDAAPAGFAVIALGKHGSRELNYSSDIDLLFLFDPDTMPRREKDDPQRAAVRIGRRVVEILNERTGDGYVFRVDLRLRPSPEVTPIVLTLGAAIAHYETSAEPWERAVFIRARAAAGDVELGRRFLDAIQPFIWRRSLDFGAIRAIRAMSHRIRDHYAQGQEFGPGYDLKRGRGGIREIEFYAQIHQLIHGGREPELRAPATLDALSALGESGQIAPRDADHLASAYRLFRTIEHRLQMIEDQQTHSLPEDLAALDAVAGLHGMADGAAVLEALSGPVAYVGALYDQLEDERQEGLPTDPERLEQALETAGFRPAADARRRIEGWRAGRLRSTHSAVAREALEDVLPALVSEMGMAPDSIGVINRFDVLLDRLPSAVNLFRLLEARPGLARLLVAVLSHAPALADELARHAELFDGLIDATALDPPEPLGELTALLADRSASPDYQLRLDRMRQLVGEERFALGVQLIEGRSDPLDVASGYARVAEAALTVLADAAITEFEAVHGRIPGCDLVILALGRLGGRALTHASDLDLVYLFTGDHSAQSDGDRSLGATAYFQRLAQRVTAALSVPTAAGPLYEVDTRLRPSGAQGLLAVSFDSFKAYHRDNAWTWEHMALARARPVFGPQKARDEIAATIAGILDRERDPDPLIADARTMRAEIAAHKPPAGPFDVKLVDGGLVDLEFCVHLVQLRDRTGFNPELRDAIAALVEAGLVDPGLADAHDLLTRMLVTLRLVSPASQDIAEANRALVAEQCGADDWDSLVADYDRARQCVSGEWHRLAMIQKEGD; from the coding sequence ATGACCGAGAGCGTCGAAAAGGACAGGATTGCCGCGGCGCTCGACCGGGCGCGGCGGTACGCACCTTTTTTGAACCGTCTTGTCGCAGCGAACCCGGAATTTGCGGAATCGCTGACCGATGGGCGGCTGTTCGCACATTTTGGCGATTTTGCCGTGCATCTGGAAACCGAACGCGCAGATTCGGTGTGCGCGTTGCGGCTGGACCGGCAAAAACTCGCGTTGTTCACAGCAATCGGCGATCTTGCGGGGGCGTTCGATCTCGTCGAGACGACCGCACTGCTGTCGGACTTTGCCGACTATGCGCTGGACGAGGCGATCGGGGCGGCCTTCGCGGAACGGCTTCCGGATGCGGCGCCGGCCGGCTTTGCCGTGATCGCTCTCGGCAAGCACGGGAGCCGGGAACTCAACTATTCATCGGACATCGACCTGCTGTTCCTCTTCGATCCGGACACGATGCCGCGCCGGGAGAAGGACGATCCGCAGCGGGCTGCGGTCCGCATCGGACGCCGGGTGGTCGAAATCCTCAACGAGCGGACCGGCGACGGCTATGTCTTCCGGGTCGATTTGCGGCTCCGCCCCTCGCCCGAAGTTACGCCGATCGTGCTCACCCTGGGCGCGGCGATCGCGCATTACGAGACGAGCGCGGAGCCTTGGGAACGGGCGGTTTTCATCCGCGCGCGCGCGGCGGCGGGGGATGTCGAACTCGGGCGCAGGTTTCTGGATGCGATCCAGCCCTTTATCTGGCGCCGGTCGCTCGATTTCGGCGCGATCCGCGCCATTCGCGCGATGTCGCACCGAATTCGCGATCATTATGCGCAGGGCCAGGAATTCGGACCCGGGTACGACCTGAAACGCGGCCGCGGCGGCATTCGGGAGATCGAATTCTACGCCCAGATCCACCAGCTGATCCATGGCGGGCGGGAGCCCGAGCTTCGGGCTCCGGCTACGCTGGATGCGCTGTCGGCGCTCGGCGAGAGCGGTCAGATCGCGCCGCGCGATGCCGATCATCTGGCGAGCGCCTATCGGCTTTTCCGGACGATCGAGCATCGTCTGCAGATGATCGAGGATCAACAGACGCACAGCCTGCCGGAGGACCTGGCGGCGCTGGACGCGGTGGCCGGCCTTCACGGCATGGCGGATGGGGCGGCGGTGCTCGAGGCATTGTCCGGTCCGGTTGCCTATGTCGGCGCGCTCTACGATCAGTTGGAGGACGAGCGGCAGGAAGGGTTGCCGACGGATCCGGAAAGGCTCGAACAGGCGCTCGAAACAGCCGGTTTCAGGCCGGCCGCCGATGCGCGGCGCCGGATAGAAGGCTGGCGCGCAGGGCGGCTGCGCTCCACCCATTCGGCGGTCGCCCGCGAGGCGCTGGAGGATGTGCTGCCGGCGCTGGTCTCCGAGATGGGGATGGCGCCCGATTCGATCGGGGTCATCAACCGGTTCGACGTGCTGCTCGATCGCCTGCCCAGCGCGGTCAACCTGTTTCGCCTGCTTGAGGCCCGGCCGGGGCTGGCGCGCCTGCTGGTCGCCGTGCTCAGCCATGCGCCGGCGCTCGCCGACGAACTCGCGCGCCATGCCGAACTGTTCGACGGCCTGATCGACGCCACGGCCCTCGATCCGCCCGAACCGCTCGGCGAACTCACGGCTCTGCTCGCCGATCGCAGCGCGTCGCCCGACTATCAGCTGCGTCTCGACCGGATGCGCCAGCTGGTGGGCGAGGAGCGGTTCGCGCTCGGCGTCCAGCTGATCGAGGGGCGGAGCGATCCGCTCGACGTCGCGAGCGGTTATGCCCGGGTTGCCGAAGCCGCACTCACCGTGCTCGCCGATGCCGCGATCACCGAATTCGAAGCGGTGCATGGTCGGATTCCCGGCTGCGATCTCGTGATATTGGCACTCGGCCGGTTGGGCGGCCGGGCGCTGACCCATGCGTCGGATCTCGATCTCGTCTATCTGTTTACCGGCGATCATTCAGCGCAGTCGGACGGCGATCGCTCGCTCGGCGCGACCGCCTATTTCCAGCGGCTGGCCCAGCGGGTGACGGCCGCGCTCAGCGTGCCGACGGCTGCCGGACCGCTCTACGAGGTCGATACCCGATTGCGGCCGTCGGGCGCACAGGGGCTGCTCGCCGTCTCGTTCGACAGTTTCAAGGCCTATCATCGCGACAATGCCTGGACCTGGGAGCATATGGCGCTGGCGCGGGCCCGCCCCGTCTTTGGGCCGCAAAAGGCCCGGGACGAAATCGCCGCGACCATCGCGGGGATCCTGGATCGCGAGCGGGATCCCGACCCGTTGATAGCCGATGCGCGGACCATGCGCGCCGAGATAGCCGCACACAAACCGCCGGCCGGGCCGTTCGACGTCAAGCTCGTCGATGGCGGGCTCGTCGATCTCGAATTCTGCGTCCATCTCGTCCAGTTGCGCGACCGGACCGGCTTTAACCCGGAGTTGCGCGATGCGATCGCCGCGCTCGTGGAGGCCGGACTGGTGGATCCCGGTCTTGCCGACGCGCACGATCTGCTGACCCGGATGCTCGTGACGCTGCGCCTCGTGTCGCCGGCGTCGCAGGACATTGCCGAAGCGAACCGGGCGCTGGTCGCCGAACAGTGCGGCGCCGACGACTGGGACAGCCTGGTTGCGGATTACGATCGGGCGCGGCAATGCGTGAGCGGCGAATGGCACAGGCTCGCCATGATTCAGAAAGAAGGAGATTGA
- the bcp gene encoding thioredoxin-dependent thiol peroxidase produces MVEEGQMAPDVTLQLPDESEVALSAYRGQPLVLYFYPKDDTPGCTKEAIAFTDLAGDFEQAGAKIVGVSKDPPAKHVKFAAKHDLKVDLATDADGSVTEAFGVWVEKNMYGRKYMGIQRATFLIDSDGKVAKIWPKVKVAGHAEAVLEDVKALG; encoded by the coding sequence GTGGTCGAAGAAGGTCAAATGGCGCCCGATGTGACGCTGCAACTGCCCGACGAGAGCGAAGTCGCGCTCAGCGCCTATCGTGGCCAGCCGCTGGTCCTCTATTTCTATCCCAAGGACGATACGCCCGGCTGCACCAAGGAGGCGATCGCCTTCACCGATCTCGCGGGCGATTTCGAACAGGCGGGGGCGAAGATCGTCGGCGTCTCGAAGGATCCGCCGGCCAAACATGTCAAATTCGCCGCCAAGCACGATCTCAAGGTCGATCTCGCGACCGATGCCGACGGCTCGGTAACCGAGGCGTTCGGCGTCTGGGTCGAGAAGAACATGTATGGCCGCAAATATATGGGGATTCAGCGCGCGACCTTTCTCATCGACAGCGACGGCAAGGTCGCCAAGATCTGGCCGAAGGTGAAAGTGGCCGGCCATGCCGAAGCGGTGCTCGAAGACGTGAAGGCGCTCGGATAG
- a CDS encoding slipin family protein, which translates to MDFLNYGFFVPLVLLVLAFLWAAIKILREYERAVVFTLGRFTGVKGPGLILLIPFVQQIVRTDLRTIVLDVPTQDVISRDNVSVKVNAVVYFRIVDPESAIIQVENFIQATSELAQTTLRSVLGKHELDEMLSERDKLNEDLQEILDKQTDPWGIKVANVEIKHVDIDESMVRAIARQAEAERERRAKVINAEGEYQAAAKLLEAARVLGQAPEAMQLRYLSTLNVLANEQNSSTIVFPFPIDLSGWFGKGES; encoded by the coding sequence ATGGATTTTCTGAATTATGGCTTCTTCGTGCCGCTGGTGCTGCTGGTCCTTGCCTTCCTCTGGGCCGCGATCAAGATACTGCGCGAATATGAACGCGCGGTCGTTTTTACTTTGGGGCGCTTTACCGGGGTGAAGGGACCCGGCCTCATCCTTCTCATACCATTCGTCCAACAGATCGTTAGGACTGACCTCAGAACCATCGTACTCGACGTGCCCACCCAGGATGTCATCTCACGCGATAACGTTTCGGTGAAGGTAAATGCCGTCGTATATTTCCGTATCGTCGATCCGGAGAGCGCGATCATCCAGGTAGAAAACTTCATCCAGGCCACGAGCGAACTCGCCCAGACAACGCTACGATCGGTACTGGGCAAGCATGAGTTGGATGAGATGCTCTCAGAGCGTGACAAGCTCAACGAGGACCTCCAGGAAATCCTCGATAAGCAGACAGACCCTTGGGGGATCAAGGTCGCCAATGTCGAGATCAAGCATGTCGATATCGATGAATCGATGGTGCGCGCGATTGCCCGCCAAGCCGAGGCCGAACGCGAGCGGCGCGCAAAGGTCATCAATGCCGAAGGTGAATACCAGGCCGCTGCAAAGCTGCTCGAAGCAGCGCGCGTGCTGGGCCAAGCCCCCGAAGCCATGCAGCTGCGCTACCTTTCGACGCTGAACGTGCTTGCCAATGAACAGAACAGCTCGACGATCGTCTTCCCCTTCCCGATAGATCTGAGTGGCTGGTTCGGCAAAGGCGAAAGCTGA
- a CDS encoding sterol desaturase family protein, whose protein sequence is MTFKELVVAYFQYPAIIAYLVLSVVSFGVWLWQPATLAQTVVSLAVAVMAYPLAWYLLHRWVLHSQWMYKVKILSPVWKRIHYDHHQDPNHLEVLFGSLSTTLPTIVVILAPIGWLIGGIGGAAAAVGAGLLTTCFYEFCHCVQHLKYKPRNKWLAQMKARHMAHHFHDESGNFGITNFFWDKVFGTFYERPDRKEKSETVFNLGYTPETAERYPWVAELSGGVATGHPTQRAKD, encoded by the coding sequence ATGACGTTCAAGGAATTGGTCGTCGCCTATTTTCAGTATCCGGCGATCATCGCCTATCTCGTTCTGTCCGTCGTGTCGTTCGGCGTCTGGCTCTGGCAGCCGGCGACGCTGGCGCAGACCGTCGTCAGTCTTGCCGTCGCCGTGATGGCATATCCGCTTGCCTGGTACCTGCTGCACCGCTGGGTGCTGCACAGCCAGTGGATGTACAAGGTGAAGATCCTCTCGCCGGTCTGGAAGCGTATCCATTACGATCACCATCAGGACCCGAACCATCTCGAGGTGCTGTTCGGCTCGCTCTCGACGACCCTGCCGACGATCGTCGTCATCCTCGCGCCGATCGGCTGGCTGATCGGCGGCATCGGCGGCGCGGCGGCTGCCGTGGGCGCCGGTCTCCTGACGACCTGCTTCTACGAGTTCTGCCACTGCGTGCAGCATCTCAAATACAAGCCGCGCAACAAGTGGCTCGCCCAGATGAAAGCGCGCCACATGGCCCATCACTTCCATGACGAGAGCGGCAATTTCGGGATCACCAACTTCTTCTGGGACAAGGTGTTCGGCACCTTCTACGAGCGCCCCGACCGGAAGGAAAAGAGCGAGACGGTGTTCAACCTCGGCTACACGCCCGAAACCGCAGAACGCTATCCCTGGGTGGCGGAGCTTTCGGGCGGAGTGGCGACCGGGCATCCGACCCAGCGCGCCAAGGACTAG
- a CDS encoding GNAT family N-acetyltransferase, protein MIRAARSGELGEIGAIEESADTLFRGTHLEWAIGKWPPPRDRYERSLGEGRLWVWEEDDRIAGFLCAHAVDDLLYIDQLAVGADFQRRGIGRKLMRHVIAHARERATTLALITDRKISWNEPFYASLGFAEWPDPSPGVRAELDVEYADGFDPATRIVMLLKAD, encoded by the coding sequence TTGATACGCGCGGCGCGCAGCGGAGAACTCGGCGAAATCGGCGCCATCGAGGAATCGGCCGACACGCTGTTTCGCGGCACGCATCTGGAATGGGCGATCGGCAAATGGCCGCCGCCGCGCGACCGCTACGAGCGAAGCCTCGGCGAGGGGCGGCTCTGGGTGTGGGAGGAGGACGACCGGATAGCGGGCTTTCTCTGCGCGCATGCCGTCGACGATCTGCTATATATAGACCAGCTCGCCGTCGGCGCGGACTTCCAGCGCCGCGGGATCGGTCGCAAGCTCATGCGGCATGTCATTGCCCACGCCCGCGAGCGCGCTACCACGCTGGCGCTGATCACGGACCGGAAAATCTCTTGGAACGAGCCCTTTTATGCGTCGCTTGGCTTTGCGGAGTGGCCAGACCCTTCTCCGGGCGTACGGGCCGAACTCGACGTGGAATATGCGGACGGCTTCGATCCCGCGACGCGTATCGTTATGCTACTGAAAGCGGATTAG
- a CDS encoding ferritin-like domain-containing protein, which translates to MGGASVAEAVAGVLRAADPKDKVFAARSAARNWRLGRLPHVFDADMPDRPARPGRPELRPPSEMPRRGKGGSERARIAMLHALAHIEFVAIDLAFDLIGRFGSAFPREFVDDWMRVGAEEAMHFALLDRRLRDLGAYYGALPAHDGLWESAEATAHDAAARLAIVPMVLEARGLDVTPATIARFEKVGDTRSARILARIMNDEIRHVGFGVKWFESLCKGGNVAPQQHWQSLVSRYFGGRLKPPFNDSARRQAGLTRDFYSSLAC; encoded by the coding sequence ATGGGCGGGGCCAGCGTCGCAGAAGCGGTGGCAGGTGTCCTGCGCGCCGCCGATCCGAAGGACAAGGTTTTCGCGGCGCGGTCGGCGGCGCGGAACTGGCGCCTTGGAAGACTGCCGCATGTTTTCGACGCGGATATGCCGGATCGACCCGCACGTCCGGGACGGCCCGAATTGCGGCCGCCATCCGAAATGCCGCGTCGCGGCAAGGGCGGATCCGAGCGTGCCCGGATCGCGATGCTCCACGCGCTGGCGCATATCGAGTTCGTCGCGATCGATCTCGCATTCGACCTGATCGGCCGTTTCGGCAGCGCGTTTCCGCGAGAATTCGTCGACGACTGGATGCGGGTCGGGGCGGAGGAGGCCATGCATTTCGCGCTGCTCGACCGGCGCCTCCGCGATCTCGGCGCTTACTACGGCGCGCTGCCGGCCCATGACGGATTGTGGGAATCGGCCGAAGCGACCGCGCATGATGCGGCGGCACGGCTCGCGATCGTCCCGATGGTGCTGGAGGCGCGGGGGCTGGACGTCACGCCCGCGACGATCGCGCGGTTCGAAAAGGTGGGGGACACGCGTTCGGCAAGGATTCTGGCGAGAATTATGAACGACGAGATTCGCCACGTCGGATTCGGCGTCAAATGGTTCGAATCCCTGTGCAAGGGCGGTAATGTTGCGCCGCAGCAACACTGGCAGAGCCTCGTTTCCCGCTATTTCGGCGGCCGATTGAAGCCGCCATTCAACGACTCAGCGCGTCGACAAGCCGGTTTGACCCGGGATTTCTATTCGTCGCTTGCCTGTTAG
- a CDS encoding M23 family metallopeptidase: MAIPSLRPVEGYRLTSSFGTRNDPFRRGRRMHNGLDMAGPIGTPIYATADGIVGRAQWLGGYGKYVEINHGGEIQTRYGHMSQILVEPGARVTRGQLIGRMGSTGRSTGSHLHYEVRVAGLPVNPMPFMTSGQYLAQLASASSATEGTTAVGASQ, from the coding sequence ATGGCCATCCCGTCGCTCCGCCCGGTCGAGGGCTATCGCCTGACCAGCAGCTTCGGCACGCGCAACGATCCGTTCCGCCGCGGCCGTCGCATGCATAACGGTCTCGATATGGCGGGCCCGATCGGAACGCCGATCTACGCGACCGCCGACGGCATTGTCGGCCGCGCCCAGTGGCTCGGCGGCTATGGCAAATATGTCGAGATCAACCATGGCGGCGAGATCCAGACCCGCTACGGCCATATGTCGCAGATCCTGGTCGAGCCGGGTGCGCGGGTGACGCGCGGCCAGCTCATCGGCCGGATGGGCTCCACCGGCCGCTCGACGGGCAGCCACCTTCATTACGAAGTCCGCGTCGCCGGACTTCCGGTCAATCCGATGCCGTTCATGACATCGGGCCAGTATCTCGCGCAGCTGGCTTCGGCGAGCAGCGCGACCGAAGGAACGACGGCCGTCGGCGCGAGCCAATAG
- the erpA gene encoding iron-sulfur cluster insertion protein ErpA: MTDVIDIDLTQSAATRVAAIAERQGKPAILRLAVDGGGCAGFQYRFELADGVEDDDVLAERDGVKLVVDTISLDLVRGCSVDFVENLGGAAFQVNNPNAQSGCGCGTSFSV; this comes from the coding sequence ATGACCGACGTAATCGATATCGATCTGACGCAATCGGCCGCGACGCGTGTGGCGGCAATCGCCGAACGCCAGGGCAAGCCCGCCATATTGCGGCTGGCCGTGGACGGCGGCGGTTGTGCCGGGTTCCAGTATCGCTTCGAACTCGCCGACGGCGTCGAGGACGACGACGTGCTGGCCGAGCGGGACGGCGTGAAACTCGTCGTCGACACGATCAGCCTCGATCTGGTGCGCGGCTGCTCGGTCGATTTCGTCGAAAATCTCGGTGGAGCGGCCTTTCAGGTTAATAATCCCAATGCCCAGTCGGGCTGCGGCTGCGGCACGAGTTTCTCGGTCTAA
- a CDS encoding N-acetyltransferase, which translates to MMSADIAVRPVTGKAELKTFVDLAYRLNADTPYWVPPLRSEVIELLTPGKNPFYEHADVQPLLAWRDGKPVGRISAHIDHLALEQPIEQGMGPGTGNWGMMEAEDEAVMAALLAAAEDWLRGQGMTRALGPLSLSVWDEPGLLTKGHDHRPMIMMGHHKPAYAGWIEACGHTEAKQLHTFIVPVADGFPPIIRRIVQSGERNERINIRPVDMRRFDEEATLILSILNQAWSKNWGFVPITDSEVHYIKTKLKPVIYPEINLIAEYDGKPAAFMLCLPDVNEALKHMNGSLLPFGWAKLLWKLKRRKWKGGRVPLMGVLPEHQNSRLASQLAFMMIEHIRRWGVERMGVERAEVGWILDDNQGMVAIADAIKGEVNRVYSVYEKAL; encoded by the coding sequence ATCATGAGCGCAGACATTGCCGTCCGCCCGGTCACCGGCAAGGCGGAACTCAAGACATTCGTCGATCTGGCCTATCGGCTGAATGCCGATACGCCGTACTGGGTTCCGCCGCTGCGCTCCGAGGTGATCGAACTGCTGACGCCGGGCAAGAACCCGTTTTACGAGCATGCCGACGTCCAGCCGCTCCTCGCCTGGCGGGACGGCAAGCCGGTCGGCCGGATTTCCGCGCATATCGACCATCTCGCGCTCGAACAGCCGATCGAACAGGGCATGGGCCCGGGCACCGGCAATTGGGGCATGATGGAGGCGGAAGACGAGGCGGTCATGGCCGCGCTGCTCGCCGCCGCCGAGGACTGGCTGCGCGGCCAGGGCATGACCCGCGCGCTCGGCCCGCTGAGCCTTTCCGTCTGGGACGAACCGGGCCTGCTCACCAAGGGCCACGACCACCGCCCGATGATCATGATGGGCCATCACAAACCGGCCTATGCGGGATGGATCGAGGCATGCGGCCATACGGAAGCCAAGCAGCTCCACACCTTCATCGTCCCGGTGGCGGACGGCTTTCCGCCGATCATCCGCCGGATCGTGCAATCGGGCGAGCGCAACGAGCGGATCAATATACGCCCGGTCGATATGCGCCGCTTCGACGAGGAAGCGACGCTGATCCTCTCGATACTCAACCAGGCCTGGAGCAAAAACTGGGGCTTCGTTCCGATCACCGACAGCGAAGTGCACTATATCAAGACCAAGCTGAAGCCGGTCATCTATCCCGAAATCAACCTGATCGCCGAATATGACGGCAAGCCCGCCGCCTTCATGCTCTGCCTGCCCGACGTCAACGAGGCGCTGAAGCACATGAACGGCTCGCTACTGCCGTTCGGTTGGGCGAAGCTGCTCTGGAAGCTCAAACGCCGGAAATGGAAGGGCGGCCGCGTGCCGCTGATGGGCGTGCTCCCCGAACACCAGAACAGCCGCCTCGCCAGCCAGCTCGCCTTCATGATGATCGAGCATATCCGCCGCTGGGGCGTCGAGCGGATGGGCGTGGAACGCGCCGAAGTCGGCTGGATCCTCGACGACAACCAGGGAATGGTCGCCATCGCCGACGCGATCAAGGGCGAGGTGAACCGGGTATATTCGGTGTATGAGAAGGCGCTTTAG